From Acidaminococcus timonensis, the proteins below share one genomic window:
- a CDS encoding DUF951 domain-containing protein, whose protein sequence is MKNDIEYKVGDIVRMKKAHPCGSYEWDVLRVGMDFGIKCRGCGHYVLLPRAKFEKAVREVLVHKED, encoded by the coding sequence ATGAAGAATGATATCGAATACAAAGTCGGCGACATTGTGCGGATGAAGAAAGCCCATCCCTGCGGTTCCTATGAATGGGACGTGCTGCGGGTAGGCATGGACTTCGGCATCAAATGCCGGGGCTGCGGCCATTACGTATTGCTGCCCCGGGCCAAGTTCGAAAAAGCGGTACGGGAGGTACTGGTGCATAAAGAGGATTGA